ATCCGATAATTGAATGTATTCTAGATCATAGTACGGATGGACAACGGTTAAGATTGAAGTCTCGGATGCGGTTTTCACCCAACTTGAGACTCCTCAGGGTAATGCATATGCATCACACTACCGATGTTTACACTGAAACCCAAACAGTGCTTTCCACTTCAAACGCTTCGCTGCTAGCCACAGTCACACTCTATTAAAAACTTTTGGATATATGGCAATACTGAGGTAATCAGTACAGGCTTACATACGAGAAAAGAAACTGACAAGTTGCAGTGCCTGATGTATCGATGTACATAGATGCAATTGAAAATTGTGATTTGAAATCTTTCAATTTCCTTTCACTTATTTGTTGCTAATATTTGGTTTTTCGATACAAGCATTGCGGAGCTTGGtagaaatatgaaataaattagtTTGGACGCGACATTCGAGTTAAAGTTTCTGAATGAGATCGGACAACTTCCGGTAGCTCATTTTATTCACCTAACTTGGGGTCAAGGAAAACGTTAGTAACGgcttttattttattacttcaAAATTTTTATGTTGTCGTTCAATCAGATAGCAGAGAGCTGACTGCCGATTATGATTCATTACCAGAAGTTGCTTCTGCTGTTGTAATCACAGATGTCCTTGAACTTGAGTGACAATGACCAGTTTATACCTAGTAACCCGGTACTTAAAAGATGGAGTATTTGTCTTCACAACTGTGGTTATCTAAGGTTAATCGAATAACCACATTTGGGTCCTAAGCACAGATTTCTAAAAATATACTAAGTCTCCATGAGACGGAATTCTTGAGTTTCGTTGGAGACATTTTGAGAGTCAAGAGCACCAACATGTAGTTCAAGAGTTTTAGGAGTGCAAGTACACTGTTTAGTAAGGGTGAATTTCTAGCACCAATAGCAGATGAACGTTATACAAACTGACCTAAGATTTAGAGATCAATCCGAGATTAATAAGCTTGTTTTTCTCTATAGAAAATATGTATACACAATCAATAAGTATTTAGAACAAACAAGGCATCTGAATGTTTTATATAAGTATCCAACAGTTTGGAACAGGAACAAATCAAACCCAACTTCCAACCACATCAGAGCGGTATTTATTTCTAGATACTACAATCATGTATTATATCAGTGTCAATATCCGAAACACGATTTCAGCACTAACATACATCCGGAGTTAATTCTCTCCTGAAAATGTCGATTTTAACCACTCACCGACAAAATTATCAGGCGTCATTTTTGAGAACTCCTGGCCAGAGAAAGAGGAGGAGAATGACTGAGTTTAAGAGTGACGAATACATGTATAAACCGCATACTATTATTGATGTAACGATTATTACAGTAATCAGACGTATGCACAACAAACACTATGTAGTAAAAAAAGGAGAATTACCTGACCAAATGTATTACCGGTGAATTGATCAAAACCATGAATATAGAGTGGTTGCGAACATTTTTTAAGGGATGTAGTCACATTACTCGAGAATAATTCACATGAGATGATATTTCTTGAGCCGACCTAATAGAAACATAATTTACCGAAATTTAAAGATTAACTTCATTATATTCAGATAAATTTGGGCTATCGAAGGTCATCAAATGTATTTGGTCACCCACATTTATTAAAAGCGCTGTGATTGCCAAATAAGGTTGGTCGAAATTAACGATTACCTATATTtcctaaaaacaaacaaatatggaATATATGCATCTCAACATCTTCTGCTGCCCTCCGTAGAATTAGGAGTTCGAAGTCTTGAAATTTTATAAATTCACACCCATGTTAAAACAGTATCAAGGTGACGACCTTGGGAAGCAACTGTCACGTTCAAAGGCAAAaccagtcttcagtaataaggataaaaggtctattgacctataataatccttgcagtttgtcaCACTGTGAAGGTCCAATCTggttttgaatatatcaacgaaaggtgctgatattacgtatTCTGGTGgaaaattccagtaattcactactcggtgcgagaaacgaaactccagacgtagaccatttgatctcggtttttgaactttcttcgaatgtcctctcaaattaTCAGTCCTAGACCGAAGGAAAAGATAGGGCATGTTAGTATGAAGATCATCCttcaggatacgatatgccaatattagatcaccctgTATTCTCCGGTAAGATAACTGAAATAAGATGGGGTTCCTCAGTCTGTCTTTATGAGACAGGTCGGATAGACCTTTTACCACCTTAGTCTCTtggcgttggactcgttccagcatatccacctcatatttg
This DNA window, taken from Schistosoma mansoni, WGS project CABG00000000 data, supercontig 0443, strain Puerto Rico, whole genome shotgun sequence, encodes the following:
- a CDS encoding subfamily M12B unassigned peptidase (M12 family); this translates as MHIFHICLFLGNIALLINVGDQIHLMTFDSPNLSEYNEVGSRNIISCELFSSNVTTSLKKCSQPLYIHGFDQFTGNTFGQFYENLFCVTGYSLQVDNLKFISETSKNNVYGLFFLSKNKLKTSNYNLNRSEILFSFYSVINLYTMNKQQQYIDA